From Nocardia sp. XZ_19_385, the proteins below share one genomic window:
- a CDS encoding Rieske 2Fe-2S domain-containing protein yields the protein MAVTPKGSGGKVRELDVGSTPTRYARGWHCLGLAESFRDGKPHSVQAFGTKLVIWADSKDELHVLDGYCRHMGGDLSMGSIKGDDIACPFHDWRWGANGKCTAIPYGKRVPPLARTRSWTTLERNGQLFVWHDVEGNKPQDEVTIPYIDGAYTDADGNPSEQLGERWTPWVWNTMLIEGANCREIIDNVVDMAHFFYIHYAYPTFFKNVFEGHIATQFLESKNRQDYGTQKYGEVLLESVASYYGPSWMLNSLVNSYGGFEVKTMLINCHYPVSQDSFMLQWGLTAERPEGLDEAGGTKLAEKMMEGINVGFLGDVEIWKHKSKVENPLLCEEDGPVYQLRRWYDQFYVDLADVNPKSTDRFEFEVDTTKANIAWEAEVAENLKRRAEEEAAKADQAEAGV from the coding sequence ATGGCAGTTACCCCCAAGGGGAGCGGTGGCAAGGTTCGAGAGCTCGATGTGGGCTCCACGCCTACCCGTTATGCGCGGGGTTGGCATTGCCTGGGCTTGGCCGAATCGTTCCGCGACGGCAAGCCGCATTCGGTTCAGGCCTTCGGCACCAAGCTCGTGATCTGGGCCGATAGCAAGGACGAACTGCACGTGCTGGACGGCTACTGCCGGCACATGGGTGGCGATCTGAGCATGGGCTCGATCAAGGGCGACGACATCGCCTGCCCGTTCCACGACTGGCGCTGGGGTGCCAACGGCAAATGCACGGCGATCCCCTACGGCAAGCGCGTCCCGCCGCTGGCCCGCACCCGGTCCTGGACCACGCTGGAGCGCAACGGCCAGCTGTTCGTCTGGCACGACGTCGAGGGCAACAAGCCGCAGGACGAAGTCACCATCCCCTACATCGACGGGGCCTACACCGACGCCGACGGCAACCCGAGCGAGCAGCTCGGCGAACGCTGGACCCCGTGGGTGTGGAACACGATGCTCATCGAGGGCGCCAACTGCCGCGAGATCATCGACAATGTGGTCGATATGGCGCACTTCTTCTACATCCACTACGCCTACCCGACCTTCTTCAAGAACGTCTTCGAGGGGCACATCGCCACCCAGTTCCTGGAGTCGAAGAACCGGCAGGACTACGGAACTCAGAAATACGGCGAGGTGCTGCTGGAATCGGTGGCGTCCTACTACGGCCCGTCCTGGATGCTCAACTCGCTGGTCAACAGTTACGGCGGGTTCGAAGTCAAGACGATGCTGATCAACTGCCACTATCCGGTCTCGCAGGATTCCTTCATGCTGCAGTGGGGTCTGACCGCGGAGCGCCCCGAGGGGCTCGACGAAGCGGGCGGCACCAAGCTGGCGGAAAAGATGATGGAAGGCATCAACGTCGGCTTCCTCGGCGACGTGGAGATCTGGAAGCACAAGTCCAAGGTCGAAAACCCGCTGCTCTGTGAGGAAGACGGCCCGGTCTATCAGCTGCGCCGCTGGTACGACCAGTTCTACGTGGACCTCGCCGACGTCAACCCGAAGTCCACGGACCGTTTCGAGTTCGAGGTCGACACCACCAAGGCGAATATCGCCTGGGAAGCCGAAGTCGCGGAGAATCTGAAGCGGCGGGCGGAAGAGGAAGCGGCCAAGGCCGATCAAGCGGAGGCGGGTGTCTGA
- a CDS encoding cupin domain-containing protein has product MTDNRPALAVALDLEPHPEGGWFRETWRSAVEFEPDGYAGKRAAATGIYFLLMPGERSAPHTVRSDEVWLWHRGGPLVLDIGGEEIVLGPDVERGQVLQAVVPGGVSQAARPAGAEYVLVSCVVAPGFDFADFRMD; this is encoded by the coding sequence ATGACCGACAATAGACCGGCATTGGCCGTAGCGCTCGATCTGGAGCCGCATCCTGAGGGTGGGTGGTTTCGCGAAACCTGGCGCAGTGCCGTGGAATTCGAGCCCGACGGGTACGCGGGAAAGCGGGCTGCCGCCACGGGGATCTACTTCTTGCTGATGCCCGGCGAACGATCCGCGCCGCACACCGTGCGGTCGGATGAAGTGTGGCTGTGGCATCGAGGTGGGCCGCTGGTGCTCGACATCGGGGGCGAGGAGATCGTTCTCGGTCCCGATGTCGAGCGCGGCCAGGTGTTGCAGGCGGTGGTGCCGGGCGGAGTCAGTCAGGCCGCGCGTCCGGCTGGTGCGGAATACGTGCTCGTGAGTTGTGTTGTCGCACCCGGATTCGACTTCGCCGACTTCCGGATGGACTGA
- a CDS encoding DUF427 domain-containing protein yields MSDATGAVKIEHIHKRVRVYLGGHLVADSRRPALVWEHPYYPTYYLPAVDLHAKLEPSSGANHSPALGTGTGYDVVVNGITAENAALRYHDSPVPGLNEMVRLEWNAMDEWFEEDEPVYVHPRDPYSRVDILASSRHVRVEIDGVTVADSRAPRILFETGLPPRYYLPLTDVRMDLLQDSDTHSSCPYKGNADYWNVRVDDNEYADYVWIYRTPVPESQKIQGLACFYNEKVDIYLDGELQDRPHSPFS; encoded by the coding sequence ATGAGCGATGCGACTGGCGCCGTGAAGATAGAGCACATTCACAAGCGGGTCCGGGTGTATCTCGGTGGCCATCTGGTGGCCGACAGCCGCCGGCCAGCGCTGGTGTGGGAGCACCCTTATTACCCGACCTATTACCTGCCCGCGGTGGACCTGCACGCGAAACTCGAGCCGAGCAGCGGTGCGAACCACTCCCCCGCGCTCGGCACGGGTACGGGATACGACGTGGTCGTCAACGGCATCACCGCCGAGAATGCCGCACTGCGCTACCACGATTCGCCGGTGCCCGGCCTGAACGAAATGGTCCGGCTGGAGTGGAATGCGATGGACGAGTGGTTCGAGGAAGACGAACCGGTCTACGTCCACCCGCGCGATCCGTATTCGCGGGTCGACATCCTGGCGAGCTCACGCCATGTCCGAGTGGAAATCGACGGTGTCACCGTCGCCGATTCCCGTGCACCGCGCATTCTCTTCGAAACCGGCTTACCGCCACGGTATTACCTGCCGCTGACCGATGTCCGCATGGATCTTCTGCAAGACTCCGACACCCACTCCAGCTGCCCGTACAAAGGCAACGCGGACTACTGGAACGTGCGCGTCGACGACAACGAATACGCCGATTACGTGTGGATCTATCGCACCCCGGTGCCGGAGAGCCAAAAGATCCAAGGCCTCGCCTGCTTCTACAACGAAAAGGTCGACATCTACCTCGACGGCGAACTACAGGACCGCCCGCACAGCCCCTTCTCCTGA
- a CDS encoding acyl-CoA dehydrogenase family protein → MTSAEHQEFTASVRALLTKHAGSAAVRAGSESDLGYDAALWQRLCEQIGVAALAIPEEYDGIGASLLESLLVVGELGRTLADVPMLGSAVLGAQAVLLSGDTEACARLLPGVAEGSRTITVCWAGANGWDEFGVHAVGETLSGAAHYVLGTHADTLIVVTSDGLFEVAADAVGVTRRAVATMDPTRKLAEITFDGVTGRRLGTAEPAAIIARLREIAWAAVAAEQVGAMEQCLETTVEYTKSRVQFGRAIGSFQALKHRMADMYVLLESAKSAAQAAAVAVAENSPSAAEDVWAARLHCSEAFTQIVAETVQLHGGIAITWEHDAHLFFKRAHGDAQLFGNPRRPLAHTA, encoded by the coding sequence ATGACCAGCGCGGAACACCAGGAATTCACCGCCTCCGTGCGCGCGCTGCTCACCAAGCACGCGGGCAGCGCCGCCGTGCGTGCCGGGAGTGAGTCCGACCTCGGTTACGACGCCGCGCTGTGGCAGCGGCTCTGCGAGCAGATCGGCGTTGCGGCGCTCGCGATTCCGGAGGAGTACGACGGGATCGGGGCCTCGCTGCTCGAATCTCTGTTGGTGGTCGGCGAATTGGGCCGCACCCTGGCCGATGTGCCGATGCTCGGTTCCGCCGTGCTGGGCGCGCAAGCGGTGCTGCTTTCCGGTGACACCGAGGCGTGCGCCCGGCTGCTGCCGGGCGTGGCGGAGGGCAGCCGGACGATCACCGTGTGCTGGGCCGGGGCGAACGGCTGGGACGAATTCGGCGTCCACGCCGTTGGCGAGACCCTGAGCGGGGCAGCCCATTACGTGCTCGGCACACACGCCGACACACTGATCGTCGTCACCTCGGACGGTTTGTTCGAGGTCGCCGCCGACGCCGTCGGTGTCACCCGGCGTGCGGTTGCCACCATGGATCCCACGCGCAAACTGGCCGAGATCACCTTCGACGGTGTGACCGGTCGGCGCCTCGGCACCGCGGAGCCCGCCGCGATCATCGCGCGGCTGCGCGAAATCGCCTGGGCCGCAGTCGCTGCCGAGCAGGTCGGTGCCATGGAACAGTGCTTGGAGACGACGGTCGAATACACCAAGTCCCGGGTCCAGTTCGGCCGCGCCATCGGCAGCTTCCAGGCGCTCAAGCACCGCATGGCCGACATGTACGTGCTGCTGGAGTCGGCGAAGTCGGCCGCGCAGGCGGCGGCCGTCGCCGTCGCCGAGAACAGCCCGTCGGCCGCGGAAGACGTGTGGGCCGCCCGCCTGCACTGCTCGGAGGCGTTCACCCAGATCGTCGCCGAAACCGTGCAGTTGCACGGCGGCATTGCCATCACCTGGGAACACGACGCGCACCTGTTCTTCAAGCGCGCCCACGGGGACGCACAGCTTTTCGGTAATCCGCGCAGGCCTCTCGCCCACACCGCGTAG
- a CDS encoding acyl-CoA dehydrogenase family protein, translating into MRFALSPEQLDFGTSVRKLLDAGQTPAAIRAWAAGDPRAGRALIRQLANSGVLGLAIDEDNGGVGAEPIDLVVAFLELGRAGVPGPLVETAGAIPALLQALPDAELAQRWLPGFAEGTALGTIAFAAPDQEPVVLDADTAEVVLVVDGAELCQAEHRTLVRSVDPARRLFTVSPGEPVAEGETVVDAAAVAFDTGALACAAQLLGAGRALLHQATEYAKQRKQFGKPIGEFQAVKQKLADVLIALDLAEPLLFRAALTMGESTRSRDVSAAIITCGDAAYAAARAALQVHGAIGYTAEYDLSLWLTKVTALRSAWGTTDLHRSRIARALRDEAIQDRALRGEA; encoded by the coding sequence ATGAGGTTCGCGCTCAGCCCGGAACAACTCGATTTCGGCACCAGCGTCCGCAAGCTGCTCGACGCCGGGCAGACACCCGCCGCGATCCGCGCCTGGGCGGCCGGTGATCCGCGCGCCGGACGTGCGCTGATCCGTCAGCTCGCGAACTCCGGTGTGCTCGGGCTCGCTATCGACGAGGACAACGGCGGGGTCGGCGCGGAGCCGATCGACCTGGTGGTCGCATTCCTGGAGCTCGGCCGGGCCGGAGTGCCCGGGCCGCTGGTCGAGACCGCTGGCGCGATTCCCGCACTGCTGCAAGCACTTCCGGATGCCGAACTGGCCCAGCGCTGGCTGCCCGGGTTCGCCGAGGGCACCGCGCTCGGCACCATCGCGTTCGCCGCGCCGGACCAGGAACCCGTCGTCCTGGACGCCGATACGGCCGAGGTCGTGCTGGTGGTGGACGGGGCCGAGCTCTGCCAAGCCGAGCACCGGACGCTCGTACGTTCGGTCGACCCGGCACGACGGTTGTTCACCGTCAGCCCGGGCGAGCCGGTGGCCGAGGGCGAGACGGTGGTCGACGCGGCCGCTGTCGCTTTCGACACCGGTGCGCTCGCCTGCGCCGCCCAGCTGCTCGGCGCGGGCCGTGCCCTGCTGCACCAGGCCACCGAATATGCCAAGCAGCGCAAGCAGTTCGGCAAACCGATCGGTGAATTCCAGGCCGTGAAGCAGAAGCTCGCCGACGTGCTGATTGCCTTGGATCTGGCCGAGCCGCTACTCTTCCGAGCCGCACTGACCATGGGCGAGTCCACGCGCAGTCGCGACGTCTCGGCCGCCATAATCACCTGTGGCGACGCGGCTTACGCGGCGGCGCGGGCGGCCCTGCAGGTGCACGGTGCCATCGGCTACACCGCCGAATACGACCTATCGCTGTGGCTGACCAAGGTAACCGCCCTCCGATCCGCTTGGGGCACAACAGACCTACATCGCTCCCGAATCGCCCGCGCCCTACGCGACGAAGCGATCCAAGACCGCGCCCTGCGAGGCGAAGCATGA
- a CDS encoding acyl-CoA dehydrogenase family protein translates to MDLDFDQATQEFQREVRDFLAANKPSTPLASMDTKAGFEAHRDWERTLADARLSVVSWEEKYGGRSASLLEWVLFEQEYYAAGAPGRVSQNGIFLLAPTLFEHGTPEQLERIMPRMARGDDIWAQAWSEPEAGSDLAGIRSTARRTDGGWLLSGQKTWSSRAAFADWAFGLFRSDPEAERHRGLTYVMFPLNADGVSVRPIPQLDGEPGFAEIFLDDVFVPDRDVIGAVNEGWRVAMSTSSNERGLSLRSPGRFSATAQRLVDLWLETGDRTNTAQRDAVVDAWLGSEAYRLHTFGTVTRLNEGGKLGAESSITKVFWSELDIAMHETALDVLGSAGELAGPWTDGYLFSLSGPIYAGTNEIQRNIIAERLLGLPRGSSR, encoded by the coding sequence GTGGATCTGGATTTCGACCAGGCGACCCAGGAATTCCAGCGGGAAGTACGGGATTTCCTGGCCGCCAACAAGCCGTCTACCCCTTTGGCTTCGATGGACACCAAGGCCGGGTTCGAAGCGCACCGCGACTGGGAACGCACTCTCGCCGACGCGCGCCTGTCCGTGGTGTCCTGGGAAGAGAAGTACGGCGGCCGTAGCGCCTCGCTGCTGGAATGGGTGCTGTTCGAGCAGGAGTACTACGCCGCGGGCGCGCCCGGGCGGGTCAGCCAGAACGGCATCTTCCTGCTCGCGCCGACGCTTTTCGAGCACGGCACTCCCGAGCAGCTGGAACGCATCATGCCGCGGATGGCGCGCGGTGACGACATCTGGGCGCAAGCCTGGTCCGAGCCCGAAGCGGGCAGCGATCTGGCCGGCATCCGCTCCACCGCGCGGCGCACCGACGGCGGCTGGCTGCTCAGCGGGCAGAAGACCTGGAGTTCGCGGGCGGCGTTCGCGGACTGGGCCTTCGGGCTCTTCCGCAGCGATCCGGAAGCCGAACGGCACCGCGGCCTCACCTATGTGATGTTCCCGTTGAACGCCGACGGCGTCTCGGTACGCCCGATCCCGCAGCTCGACGGCGAGCCCGGGTTCGCCGAGATCTTCCTCGACGACGTCTTCGTGCCCGATCGCGACGTGATCGGCGCGGTGAACGAGGGCTGGCGGGTGGCCATGAGCACCTCCAGCAACGAGCGCGGCCTGTCGCTGCGCAGCCCCGGCCGGTTCAGCGCGACCGCGCAGCGCCTGGTCGACCTGTGGCTGGAAACCGGGGATCGCACCAATACCGCGCAACGGGACGCGGTGGTGGACGCCTGGCTCGGCAGCGAGGCCTACCGGCTGCACACCTTCGGCACCGTCACCCGGCTCAACGAGGGGGGCAAGCTCGGCGCGGAATCCTCGATCACCAAGGTCTTCTGGTCCGAGCTCGATATCGCCATGCACGAGACCGCCCTGGACGTCCTGGGTTCCGCGGGCGAGCTGGCCGGGCCCTGGACCGACGGCTACCTGTTCTCGCTGTCCGGCCCGATCTACGCCGGTACCAACGAGATTCAGCGCAATATCATCGCCGAGCGGCTGCTCGGACTACCGAGAGGGAGCAGCCGATGA
- a CDS encoding enoyl-CoA hydratase — MTDGVPDEGEVVTYEVRGRVAIVTLNRPDYRNAQNSVMTYALDAAFERAVEDPEVGVIVLAGNGKHFSAGHDIGTPGRDHHVRYPNKAALWWDHTDKAGGDQRFARETEVYLGMCRRWREIPKPTIAMVQGACIAGGLMLAWVCDLIIASDDAFFSDPVVRMGIPGVEYFAHPWVMGPRAAKEFLFTGDRFDAAQAKEWGMVNRVVPRAELEAETLALAEKISAMPQFGLALTKKAVNQAEDLMGMRNGMDSVFGLHHFAHAHNAEVGADSLGGMNAKSMKATATQNGTT, encoded by the coding sequence ATGACGGACGGTGTTCCCGACGAGGGCGAGGTCGTCACCTATGAGGTCCGGGGGCGGGTCGCGATCGTCACGCTGAACCGGCCGGACTATCGCAATGCCCAGAACTCGGTGATGACCTACGCCCTGGACGCGGCTTTCGAGCGCGCCGTCGAAGACCCGGAGGTCGGCGTAATCGTGCTGGCGGGCAACGGGAAACACTTCAGCGCGGGCCACGACATCGGCACGCCGGGCCGCGATCACCATGTGCGGTACCCGAACAAGGCGGCGCTGTGGTGGGACCACACCGACAAGGCCGGCGGCGACCAGCGTTTCGCGCGCGAGACCGAGGTGTACCTCGGTATGTGCCGGCGCTGGCGCGAGATTCCGAAGCCGACCATCGCGATGGTGCAGGGCGCGTGCATCGCGGGCGGGCTGATGCTGGCCTGGGTGTGCGATCTGATCATCGCCTCCGACGACGCGTTCTTCTCCGATCCCGTTGTCCGGATGGGTATTCCGGGTGTCGAGTACTTCGCGCATCCGTGGGTGATGGGCCCGCGTGCGGCCAAGGAATTCCTGTTCACCGGCGACCGGTTCGATGCCGCGCAAGCCAAGGAGTGGGGCATGGTCAACCGCGTCGTGCCGCGCGCCGAACTCGAGGCCGAGACGCTGGCACTGGCCGAAAAGATTTCTGCCATGCCGCAATTCGGATTGGCGCTGACCAAGAAAGCCGTGAACCAGGCCGAAGACCTGATGGGCATGCGCAACGGCATGGACTCGGTGTTCGGTCTGCATCACTTCGCGCACGCGCACAACGCCGAGGTCGGCGCCGATTCGCTGGGCGGGATGAACGCCAAGTCGATGAAGGCCACCGCAACGCAGAACGGGACAACGTAA
- a CDS encoding FadD3 family acyl-CoA ligase yields MTTPAQTTPMALHDAARIYGDAPALADGAVRLDWNQLLGAVQEVARALIARGVQPGDRIAMWAPNTQHWVVAALGAHYAGAALVPLNTRYVADEAADVLERVQAKALFIAGTFLGRDRLAELRAAAPALTIETVVVIPVEPETSVPTDAHTLNFSDLADIASAVSVADAQQRAEAVGPDDLSDILFTSGTTGRSKGTLVAHRQALSVVRAWAECTTLNADDRYLVVSPFFHNFGYKAGMLACLVSGATIVPQVTFDVPQTMRLVSEEKITVLPGPPTIYQTILDFPDRDKFDLSTLRVAVTGAATVPVVLVERMRSELRFDVVITGYGLSEAAGFGTMCRADDDAETIANTCGRPIADFELRLSDGGEVLLRGPNVMLGYLDDPESTAETIDSEGWLHTGDIGTLDERGYLKITDRLKDMYISGGFNVYPAEVEQALARLDGVAESAVIGVPDTRMGEVGKAYVVRKQGAALTEEQVRAHAATVLANFKVPRFIEFRDQLPYSAAGKVLKRQLREEIK; encoded by the coding sequence GTGACAACCCCTGCACAGACGACACCGATGGCACTGCACGACGCCGCGCGGATATATGGCGACGCACCCGCCCTCGCCGACGGCGCGGTCCGGCTGGATTGGAACCAGCTGCTCGGCGCGGTCCAGGAGGTGGCGCGCGCCCTGATCGCGCGCGGGGTACAGCCCGGCGACCGCATCGCCATGTGGGCCCCTAATACCCAGCACTGGGTGGTGGCGGCGCTCGGCGCGCACTACGCGGGCGCAGCTTTGGTCCCGCTGAACACCCGGTATGTGGCCGACGAGGCCGCCGATGTGCTGGAACGGGTGCAGGCGAAAGCGCTGTTCATCGCGGGCACGTTCCTCGGCCGGGATCGGCTGGCCGAATTGCGCGCGGCAGCCCCGGCTTTGACCATCGAGACAGTCGTCGTGATCCCGGTCGAGCCCGAAACTTCGGTGCCGACCGACGCGCACACCTTGAACTTCTCGGATCTGGCGGACATCGCATCGGCGGTATCCGTGGCCGATGCGCAGCAGCGGGCCGAGGCCGTCGGTCCCGACGATCTGTCCGACATCCTCTTCACCTCCGGCACCACCGGGCGCAGCAAGGGCACGCTGGTCGCGCACCGGCAGGCGCTGTCGGTGGTCCGCGCCTGGGCCGAGTGCACCACGTTGAATGCGGACGATCGCTATCTCGTGGTCAGCCCGTTCTTCCATAACTTCGGTTACAAGGCAGGCATGCTGGCGTGCCTGGTGAGCGGGGCGACGATCGTCCCGCAGGTGACTTTCGATGTACCGCAGACGATGCGGCTGGTCAGCGAGGAAAAGATCACCGTGCTGCCCGGGCCGCCGACGATCTATCAGACGATTCTGGACTTCCCGGACCGGGACAAGTTCGATCTGAGCACCCTGCGGGTGGCGGTCACCGGCGCCGCGACGGTGCCGGTGGTGCTGGTCGAGCGGATGCGCTCGGAGCTCCGATTCGATGTCGTCATCACGGGTTACGGCCTTTCCGAGGCCGCCGGGTTCGGGACCATGTGCCGCGCCGACGACGATGCCGAGACCATCGCGAACACCTGCGGACGGCCGATCGCCGATTTCGAACTGCGGCTCAGTGACGGCGGTGAAGTACTGCTGCGCGGGCCGAACGTGATGCTCGGTTACCTCGACGATCCCGAAAGCACCGCGGAGACCATCGATTCCGAGGGCTGGCTGCACACCGGCGATATCGGCACGCTCGACGAGCGCGGATATCTCAAGATCACCGACCGGCTCAAGGACATGTACATCTCGGGCGGGTTCAACGTGTACCCGGCCGAGGTCGAACAGGCGCTGGCGCGGCTCGACGGTGTCGCCGAATCCGCGGTCATCGGCGTGCCCGACACCCGGATGGGTGAGGTCGGCAAGGCGTATGTGGTGCGCAAGCAGGGTGCCGCGCTGACCGAAGAACAGGTGCGCGCCCACGCCGCCACCGTGCTCGCCAATTTCAAGGTGCCGCGGTTCATCGAATTCCGGGACCAGTTGCCCTATAGCGCCGCCGGGAAAGTGCTCAAGCGGCAGTTACGTGAGGAGATCAAATGA
- a CDS encoding acyl-CoA dehydrogenase family protein, which translates to MVAIQTSDSSTAAQDAAFSAEVREWLDENLNGEFRELCGLGGPGREHEAHDERLAWDRHLAAAGWTCLGWPKEYGGREATVAQQVIFHEEYAKANAPARVSHVGEELLGPTLLAFGTQAQKDRFLPGVRNVSELWCQGYSEPGAGSDLAAVSTSAHLDGDEWSINGQKIWTSLAHVADWCFVIARTEKGSVRHKGLSYLLVPMNQPGIEVRPIIQLTGTSEFNEVFFDNARAAADLVVGEPGEGWRIAMGTLAFERGVSTLGQQIRFARELADIEALARRTGAAEDPLIADRIDRAWVGLRVMRAHAMRTMATAAVDDSGQASVSKLLWANWHRGLGELAMAVLGPKGLIADDNDDLNEWQRMYLFTRADTIYGGSNEVQRNIISERVLGLPREAR; encoded by the coding sequence GTGGTTGCGATCCAGACCTCAGATTCCAGTACCGCCGCACAGGATGCGGCCTTTTCCGCTGAAGTGCGGGAGTGGCTGGACGAGAACCTCAATGGCGAATTCCGCGAGTTGTGCGGTCTCGGCGGCCCCGGCCGCGAGCACGAGGCGCACGATGAGCGCCTGGCCTGGGACCGGCACCTGGCCGCGGCGGGGTGGACCTGCCTGGGCTGGCCGAAGGAGTACGGGGGCCGCGAGGCCACCGTCGCCCAGCAGGTGATCTTCCACGAGGAATACGCCAAGGCCAATGCGCCCGCCCGGGTTTCGCACGTCGGTGAGGAACTGCTCGGGCCCACGTTGCTGGCCTTCGGCACCCAGGCGCAGAAGGACCGCTTCCTGCCCGGCGTGCGCAACGTCAGCGAGCTGTGGTGCCAGGGCTACTCCGAACCCGGCGCCGGCTCGGACCTGGCCGCGGTCAGCACCTCGGCGCACCTGGACGGCGACGAGTGGTCCATCAACGGCCAGAAGATCTGGACCTCGCTGGCGCATGTCGCGGACTGGTGCTTCGTCATCGCCCGCACCGAGAAGGGATCGGTCCGCCACAAGGGCCTGTCCTACCTGCTGGTTCCGATGAATCAGCCGGGCATCGAGGTGCGCCCGATCATCCAGCTCACCGGGACCTCGGAGTTCAACGAGGTCTTCTTCGACAATGCCCGCGCCGCCGCCGATCTCGTGGTCGGCGAACCCGGCGAAGGCTGGCGCATCGCGATGGGCACGCTGGCTTTCGAGCGCGGCGTCTCCACCCTCGGCCAGCAGATCCGCTTCGCGCGGGAGCTCGCCGATATCGAGGCGCTGGCCCGGCGCACCGGGGCGGCCGAGGACCCGCTGATCGCGGACCGGATCGACCGGGCGTGGGTCGGCCTGCGGGTGATGCGCGCCCACGCCATGCGCACCATGGCGACCGCCGCAGTGGACGACAGCGGGCAGGCCTCGGTGTCGAAACTGCTGTGGGCCAACTGGCATCGCGGCCTCGGCGAACTCGCCATGGCGGTGCTCGGGCCCAAGGGCCTGATCGCCGACGACAACGACGATTTGAACGAATGGCAGCGCATGTATTTGTTCACCCGTGCGGACACGATTTACGGCGGGTCGAACGAGGTACAGCGCAATATCATTTCCGAGCGGGTGCTCGGACTTCCTCGAGAGGCTCGCTAA
- a CDS encoding SDR family oxidoreductase — protein MPDLSVAPQPVSGHGLLTGRTAVITAAAGTGIGSATARRLLAEGADVVVSDWHERRLAETEVELKGEFPDRRVAAIACDVQSTEQVNALVRGAAQALGRVDIMVNNAGLGGETPVVDMTDEQWDRVLDITLNGTFRCTRAALGYFREAGHGGVIVNNASVLGWRAQYGQAHYAAAKAGVMALTRCSAVEAAELGVRINAVSPSIARHAFLDKVSSTELLDTLSEREAFGRAAEPWEVAATIAMLASDYTTYLTGEVVSISSQRA, from the coding sequence ATGCCCGATCTTTCTGTTGCGCCGCAGCCGGTTTCCGGTCATGGGCTGCTCACCGGACGCACCGCTGTCATCACCGCCGCCGCCGGCACCGGTATCGGATCGGCCACCGCGCGCAGGCTGCTCGCCGAAGGCGCGGATGTCGTGGTCTCGGACTGGCACGAAAGACGGCTCGCCGAAACCGAAGTCGAACTCAAGGGCGAATTCCCGGACCGCCGGGTGGCGGCCATCGCGTGTGACGTGCAGAGCACCGAGCAGGTGAACGCGCTGGTGCGCGGGGCCGCCCAGGCGCTGGGCCGGGTCGACATCATGGTCAACAACGCCGGGCTCGGCGGCGAGACCCCCGTCGTCGACATGACCGATGAGCAGTGGGACCGCGTCCTCGACATCACCCTCAACGGCACCTTCCGTTGCACCCGAGCCGCTTTGGGATACTTCCGCGAGGCCGGGCACGGCGGTGTGATCGTGAACAACGCGAGTGTGCTCGGCTGGCGTGCGCAATACGGTCAAGCCCACTATGCGGCCGCCAAGGCCGGTGTGATGGCGCTGACCCGGTGCAGTGCCGTGGAAGCCGCCGAATTGGGTGTGCGGATCAACGCTGTTTCACCGAGCATCGCTCGCCATGCGTTCCTCGACAAGGTGAGTTCCACCGAACTGCTGGACACGCTGTCCGAGCGTGAGGCCTTCGGCCGGGCCGCCGAACCGTGGGAGGTGGCGGCCACCATCGCCATGCTCGCCAGCGATTACACGACTTATCTGACCGGTGAAGTGGTGTCGATCAGTAGTCAGCGCGCCTGA
- a CDS encoding TetR/AcrR family transcriptional regulator, translating into MTAPDASKSADASKSARRNELLLLAADLFAQRGLRATTVRDIADAAGILSGSLYHHFDSKESMVDEILRGFLDDLFGRYREIVTSGLSSRDTLEALVLASYESFDHFHAAVAIYQAEAKRLRGAERFAYIDEYNNEFRELWHKVLTNGVADGSFRAELDVELAYRFLRDTVWVAVRWYQPGGPITVENLAKQYLTIVLDGLTVAHK; encoded by the coding sequence GTGACCGCACCTGACGCCTCGAAATCAGCAGATGCCTCGAAATCGGCACGGCGCAACGAACTGCTCTTGCTGGCGGCCGACCTGTTCGCCCAGCGCGGGCTGCGTGCCACAACCGTCCGCGATATCGCGGACGCGGCCGGAATCCTATCCGGCAGCCTCTACCACCACTTCGATTCCAAGGAATCCATGGTGGACGAGATCCTGCGCGGCTTCCTCGACGATCTGTTCGGACGGTACCGGGAGATCGTGACGTCCGGGCTGAGTTCGCGCGACACCCTGGAAGCCCTGGTCCTCGCCTCCTACGAGTCGTTCGACCACTTCCACGCCGCGGTCGCCATCTACCAGGCCGAGGCCAAGCGCCTGCGCGGCGCCGAACGCTTCGCCTACATCGACGAATACAACAACGAATTCCGCGAACTCTGGCACAAAGTGCTCACCAACGGTGTCGCGGACGGCAGTTTCCGGGCCGAACTCGACGTCGAACTGGCCTACCGGTTCCTGCGGGACACGGTGTGGGTCGCGGTCCGCTGGTATCAGCCGGGCGGGCCCATCACCGTCGAAAACCTCGCCAAGCAGTATCTGACCATCGTGCTCGACGGACTTACGGTCGCGCACAAGTAG